A window of the Lolium perenne isolate Kyuss_39 chromosome 7, Kyuss_2.0, whole genome shotgun sequence genome harbors these coding sequences:
- the LOC127311925 gene encoding uncharacterized protein: protein MDCAAEHEEVAPPPPADVHLIRRGPRIEAGEEWDDFCMYPNLVEMNPTQVETLRFLVDQKCPAIPFYVCTIKSASTVEGSSRMYFNRKFTKQYISRNMHLPDNDFLVSYSERHCVKVRIFQGKGRVDGAVITTNWRAVVQKSKMKENDIFVFWFRIRAEGGLKLHVRKLEK, encoded by the exons ATGGATTGTGCAGCTGAGCATGAGGaagttgctcctcctcctcctgctgatgtCCATCTGATTCGTCGag GTCCCAGGATAGAGGCAGGTGAGGAATGGGATGACTTTTGCATGTATCCCAATCTAGTGGAAATGAATCCTACACAAGTTGAAACCCTAAGATTTCTTGTTGACCAAAAGTGCCCCGCAATTCCTTTTTATGTGTGCACTATAAAGAGTGCAAGTACCGTGGAAGGCAGTTCCAGAATG TACTTCAACCGGAAGTTTACCAAGCAGTACATCTCGAGGAATATGCACCTTCCAGATAATGACTTTCTTGTCTCTTACAGTGAGAGACATTGTGTGAAAGTGAGGATTTTCCAGGGCAAAGGGAGGGTTGACGGTGCAGTGATCACAACTAACTGGAGAGCTGTGGTGCAGAAGAGCAAGATGAAGGAAAATGATATCTTTGTGTTTTGGTTCCGCATTCGCGCCGAGGGCGGTCTCAAGTTGCATGTCAGGAAGCTCGAGAAATGA
- the LOC139833909 gene encoding uncharacterized protein: MDRRWITTRIRRLSPEHTKGVAEFMQFVRLSAANDDQVLCPCRAHHVGGGDAEAYYFGLQEEDGYEDDRIPDLLADLYKSEPQGPGKDTIFAELIEEAKRAASDGGTMSRFSLTVKLLQAKSYYRISNVAFNAILLILTLQYPTSSIPKSYEEALSIIGRLGLGYDSIHVCPNNCVLFRKDYAKENNCPKCKASRWKDADGRRQIPEKVLRNIRLGLATNGFNPYGNMSNSYGMWPVFVVPYNLPPWACMDQSNFMLTLLIPGPSSPGKDFDVFMEPLMEELQELWKGVKSYDANSPDKFDLRAAILWCIHDYPALHTLSGRATTGYQACVRCDKENCSKKLRNKICFIGHRRWLPRYHPWRNSKEFNGASERHEKAAEFTPEELKEQLDRVRDVIPGKLQKKRKREDGQCWSRRSCLWDLPYWEDLKLRHNLDVMHIEKNICDNLIGTFMNIQGKTKDTVNSRLDLEDMGIRRDLHLQPVSADSFEMPQAWYTMSKQEKIAFCEFIKAVRFPDGYASNISKCVAADKCKLQGLKTHDCEDHDNMVWYVLRRCPEVDPYIDVRYHTIDREKNRKTQNSGIVSEGDHDGNSIDFFGQLKSIIRLQYNSSGGVHRSVVLFRCDWFDLGGRKPGFDGDGHFKSVNTEKFWYKNDPFILTSQATKVFYVPDTKLKGKWQVVQKFHHRHLWSVKENEQGPGVAGLSYQDEDSSQVPVQEKEGTARSRTRSDQERVLLEKVIVDKLKKRSKEVVPEEIEEVDQTMYQYCSDDDDDDDGGNRTRNRPVFEEDE, from the exons ATGGACAGACGCTGGATTACAACAAGAATTAGAAGGCTTTCCCCTGAACACACAAAGGGAGTGGCAGAGTTTATGCAGTTTGTTCGCTTGAGTGCTGCCAATGATGATCAGGTCCTGTGCCCATGCC GGGCACACCATGTTGGTGGAGGTGATGCAGAGGCATACTATTTTGGTTTGCAAGAGGAAGATGGTTACGAAGATGATAGAATTCCTGATCTGCTTGCTGATTTGTACAAGTCAGAACCGCAAGGTCCTGGAAAGGACACTATATTTGCTGAGTTGATAGAAGAAGCCAAGCGCGCAGCCAGCGATGGGGGTACAATGTCAAGGTTTTCACTCACAGTCAAGTTACTTCAGGCCAAGTCGTACTACCGGATTAGCAACGTTGCATTCAACGCGATACTCCTGATTTTGACCTTGCAATACCCTACTAGCTCAATACCAAAGTCATACGAGGAGGCACTTAGCATAATTGGCAGGTTGGGCCTTGGTTATGATAGTATCCATGTGTGCCCGAATAACTGTGTATTGTTCCGGAAGGATTATGCCAAGGAGAATAATTGCCCCAAGTGCAAAGCCTCCAGATGGAAAGATGCTGATGGTAGGAGACAGATCCCAGAGAAGGTGCTGAG GAACATAAGGCTTGGACTTGCCACGAATGGTTTTAATCCCTACGGGAATATGAGCAACTCCTACGGCATGTGGCCTGTATTCGTGGTGCCATACAACCTTCCACCATGGGCATGTATGGATCAGTCCAACTTCATGCTGACATTGCTAATCCCTGGTCCATCCTCTCCAGGAAAAGATTTTGATGTCTTCATGGAGCCTTTGATGGAAGAGCTGCAGGAGCTCTGGAAAGGTGTAAAATCATATGATGCCAATAGTCCAGACAAGTTTGATCTCCGTGCTGCAATCTTATGGTGCATTCATGATTATCCAGCACTGCACACATTGTCAGGGAGGGCCACAACTGGTTACCAGGCATGTGTGCGTTGTGACAAAGAGAATTGCTCCAAGAAATTAAGGAACAAAATCTGCTTTATTGGGCACCGCCGTTGGCTACCTCGGTACCATCCTTGGAGAAATAGCAAAGAATTCAATGGTGCTTCTGAAAGGCATGAGAAGGCAGCGGAATTCACTCCAGAAGAGCTGAAGGAACAGCTTGATAGGGTTAGAGATGTGATACCAGGCAAGCTTCAGAAGAAAAGGAAACGTGAGGATGGTCAGTGTTGGAGCCGTAGGTCATGTTTGTGGGACTTGCCATACTGGGAAGATCTAAAGCTGAGGCATAATCTCGATGTAATGCACATCGAGAAAAACATCTGTGACAATCTGATTGGTACTTTCATGAACATACAAGGCAAGACAAAGGACACTGTGAATTCAAGGCTTGATTTGGAAGACATGGGCATAAGACGTGACTTGCATTTGCAGCCTGTTTCAGCTGACTCTTTTGAGATGCCACAGGCGtggtatacaatgagtaaacaagaaaaAATTGCATTTTGTGAATTCATAAAAGCTGTGAGGTTTCCAGATGGGTACGCGTCTAACATATCCAAGTGTGTGGCTGCTGATAAGTGCAAGCTTCAAGGGCTGAAGACCCATGACT GTGAGGACCATGACAACATGGTGTGGTATGTGCTCCGACGTTGCCCTGaggttgatccatacatcga TGTTCGGTACCATACTATTGACCGCGAGAAGAACAGAAAGACACAAAATAGTGGAATCGTTTCTGAGGGAGATCATGATGGCAACAGCATTGACTTCTTTGGTCAGCTCAAATCCATCATCAGATTGCAATACAACTCCAGCGGTGGCGTCCATCGGTCAGTTGTCCTCTTCCGGTGTGACTGGTTTGACCTTGGTGGTAGGAAACCCGGATTCGACGGTGATGGACACTTCAAAAGTGTTAACAcagaaaagttttggtacaagaaTGATCCTTTCATTCTGACATCACAAGCAACCAAGGTCTTTTATGTGCCAGACACTAAGTTGAAAGGAAAATGGCAAGTGGTGCAGAAATTTCACCATAGACATCTATGGAGTGTAAAAGAAAATGAACAGGGACCCGGTGTTGCTGGACTGTCATATCAAGATGAAGATTCCAGTCAAGTTCCTGTGCAAGAAAAAGAAGGCACTGCACGGAGTAGGACGAGAAGTGACCAGGAACGTGTGCTACTTGAAAAAGTCATTGTGGACAAACTGAAGAAACGGAGCAAGGAGGTTGTTCCTGAAGAAATCGAGGAGGTTGATCAGACAATGTACCAGTATtgcagtgatgatgatgatgatgatgatggaggaaaTAGGACTAGGAATCGTCCAGTTTTCGAAGAAGATGAATAG